The window GGTTCTCTGCTGATGGCGGGAATTCTGATCTTCAGTTTGGCCGTGGCGTTTGGCGCACGCGTCGAAAATTTTTGGGACGAAAAGTCGTTCAATCTCCCGTGGAATATCAATGTCGGAACCACGAATATCGCAGGTTATAAGTCCTGGGATAACACGTATACTGAGAACGGGACTTACACAGTGAGCGCAGACGGGCTTTCGGGCATCGAATTGAAATGGATCGCCGGCAGTGCGACGGTTAGTGTTTATGACGGCGCGGAAGTTACTTTTACAGAGAGTTCATCCGATGTTTTGACACAGGATTTGGCGCTTCGGTACGGTGTGGAGAATGGTGTGCTGTATATTCAATACTGCTCCACCGCCGCACCAAGCGATTTGCCGGTGAAGGCGATTGATGTAAAGATTCCGGCTGCATTGGCGGCGAATATGAGTGGTTTTGACTTCTCAAGCGCTTCGGCGTCACTGACCGTATCGGGGCTTACG is drawn from Oscillospiraceae bacterium and contains these coding sequences:
- a CDS encoding DUF4097 family beta strand repeat-containing protein → MSKALKTTLIVAGSLLMAGILIFSLAVAFGARVENFWDEKSFNLPWNINVGTTNIAGYKSWDNTYTENGTYTVSADGLSGIELKWIAGSATVSVYDGAEVTFTESSSDVLTQDLALRYGVENGVLYIQYCSTAAPSDLPVKAIDVKIPAALAANMSGFDFSSASASLTVSGLTVDDMNCNGVSGRIDASDITAETVDMDTTSGEVRFSGSYVRMSV